The Priestia megaterium NBRC 15308 = ATCC 14581 region TGTTATTGAGTAAGCTCTTGGGTAATGCTATCTATGACAAAAATGTTAGAATCACTGAATTTTTATTTGCTACATCATTTTGGGGAATTATTGTTTTCTTAGTAGAATTTTTCTCTTATAAATATAAAAAAATTAGAAAAATAGCAGAGGGCATTCCTTCAATCTTAATTAACAAAGGAATGATAGACTGAAAAGAACTTAAAAAAATAAAATAGAAATGCAAGAATTAATGGAAATGTTATGGGTCAATAGTGTATTTTTCAATCAAGACGTACAATATGGAACTATGTAAAATAATGAAAAAATAAGTATCATGAAAAAATCTCGACATAGTAAAATGTCGAGATTTTTATTAAGTCGAGATTTCTATATAAGTCTTTTTTACAGCATCCCACTGAAATTTCCCTTCTTCTACAACAAGGTGATCTTCCGGATTCCAGGGTAAACTTTCTTTAGCGACGTCTAAACGTAAATGTTCAATACTTGCTGGAGGAAGTTCACTATCCCACTCATTTAGCCCGATAAAATAAATACTACCTTGTGCTAATACATCTGGATGTAAATGAACAAAGATTGTTTGAAATTCTATCTTATCCAACTGTTCCATTTTTCCCACCCCTTTAGAGCACTTTTTACCTTTTAGTCTAGTAGGTTGTTAAAGTTTTAGTATCTTATACTATTGGTTTAACATTAACTCTTCTTATATTTATTTTCAGTTGAGGATTCATTTTTAGTTTTCTTTTTATTTCTTTCGTCTTCCTTTTCTATCTTTATTTCTTCAATTGGTATGGAGTCGACTGTTTGTTCAATTTTAAAGCGATCAAATAAGGTTTTATTCTCTGTAGGATAGTGCTCAGCATGATCCCTGCTTTTTGTCTCTTGGGGATGAGGGGACCTTTTTCTTGATTCTGTCATTCTTTTCTCCCCCTGTGTTGACTGTATACGTTCATATTAATCTCCTCCCATAAATTAAGATATTTTACCTTTATCCTAACAGGGATAGCTTTAAACCTGGGCCTATACTTATTAAAATTTAAATTCAATTACAAAAATAGATAATGGGGGTGTTTTCAGAACTATTTTTCCTGATCTATATTGTAAGCTGTTTCTTTATAACATCATGCATCGTAAATAACATAACTTCTATCTCAATTTTGCTGTTGGTACATGGAATAATTTATATTTTACAAATGAGCAAGCTCTTCAGATAATTTTTTTGCTTTAGCTTTTAATTGTTCTTTTTGACCTTCCAAATCCGCCATTACAGCTAGAACCTCTTTATTATCAGGTTCTTCTCTAAATTGATTTAATACAGCAACAAGGGATTCTGAGACTTTGATTAAATTCTTGTTCACTTCATCCTGCTTTTTTAAATTAATAATTTCAAATTTCTTTTTTTCTATATTATTCATCTTCCTACTTCCTTTCTTTTAATATATAACTGAGGATTAATTACTTAGCTTTTAAAAATTTAAAGTCCGTATCAAAAATATTGTAAATATAGGTTCTAGAGAATACCCGAACTATTAAAAACTTGTAATAATATATAATATAATACGGTTTTCATCTTTTACATTGATGTATCTTGAGCTTGGTTTTGAACTGTAGAGATTTTGCTTCTATGATATGCTGCATTTATTTCTCCACCTATAACAAGAATTAAGCCTGTTAGGAAAAGCCATAGCATAAGCACAATCACTCCCCCTAAACTCCCATATGTTGTTGAATAGCTGCCAAAGTTATTTACATAGAAAGAGAAAATAAGAGATGTTAATTGCCATAAGATAGTTGCCACAACTGCTCCCGGCCATACATGTGCAAAAGGGAATGTCTTGTTAGGAGCAAGATGATATAAGATAGAAAGAATACATATCATAATCCCAATTGCAACTATCCACCTAAGTATGTCTAAAATAATAGCCGTCCCTGGTGGGAAGGAAAGCCATTCTCTTAACATTTTTAAAAGAATACCTCCAAAAACAGGAAGAACAAGGGCTACTAAAAGCGTTAAGATTAGCCCAATTGTTAATACAATTGATAGTAATCTTACTTTTATAAACGAACGAGTTTCTTCCACATCAAATGCTTGATTTATTGCTTTTATAAAAGCATTTATACCATTTGAGGCAGACCATATAGTTCCTAAGATTCCGAATGTTAGAATTCCACCACTGGGTTTACTAATAAATTGCACTACATTTTCTTTAAAAA contains the following coding sequences:
- a CDS encoding YihY/virulence factor BrkB family protein is translated as MNKVISFSKKIILEMKEDRATELAAEQAYYYMLSIFPMLILLLSIVPYLSIETKEAIHILQSVMPGETATIFKENVVQFISKPSGGILTFGILGTIWSASNGINAFIKAINQAFDVEETRSFIKVRLLSIVLTIGLILTLLVALVLPVFGGILLKMLREWLSFPPGTAIILDILRWIVAIGIMICILSILYHLAPNKTFPFAHVWPGAVVATILWQLTSLIFSFYVNNFGSYSTTYGSLGGVIVLMLWLFLTGLILVIGGEINAAYHRSKISTVQNQAQDTSM